In Streptomyces thermolilacinus SPC6, a single genomic region encodes these proteins:
- a CDS encoding lysophospholipid acyltransferase family protein, giving the protein MAELVYRPVIGAALTMFKALDLKIDIQGSENVPRTGGAVLVSNHISYLDFIFTGLAARPQKRLVRFMAKDSVFRHKISGPLMRGMKHIPVDRTQGEAAYRHALDSLRSGEVIGVFPEATISQSFTLKSFKSGAARLAQEAGVPLIPMALWGTQRLWTKGRPRNFRRSHIPVTIRVGEPVEAPTDQYAGAITRRLRERVQELLEAAQRAYPVRPKDAEDTWWVPAHLGGTAPTAAELR; this is encoded by the coding sequence ATGGCAGAACTCGTCTATCGGCCGGTCATCGGCGCCGCGCTCACGATGTTCAAGGCGCTCGACCTCAAGATCGACATTCAGGGTTCGGAGAACGTCCCGCGCACCGGTGGCGCGGTGCTGGTCAGCAATCACATCAGCTATCTCGACTTCATCTTCACCGGTCTCGCCGCCCGGCCGCAGAAGCGGCTGGTGCGGTTCATGGCGAAGGACTCGGTGTTCCGCCACAAGATCTCCGGCCCGCTGATGCGGGGCATGAAGCACATCCCGGTGGACCGCACGCAGGGCGAGGCGGCCTACCGACACGCGCTGGACTCGCTGCGCTCCGGGGAGGTCATCGGGGTGTTCCCCGAGGCCACGATCTCCCAGTCGTTCACGCTCAAGAGCTTCAAGTCGGGCGCGGCGCGGCTGGCGCAGGAGGCCGGGGTGCCGCTGATCCCGATGGCGCTGTGGGGCACGCAGCGGCTGTGGACCAAGGGCCGTCCCCGCAATTTCAGGCGCAGCCACATCCCGGTGACGATCCGGGTGGGCGAGCCGGTGGAGGCGCCGACGGACCAGTACGCCGGGGCGATCACGCGGCGGCTGCGCGAGCGTGTGCAGGAGCTGCTGGAGGCCGCCCAGCGGGCGTACCCGGTGCGGCCCAAGGACGCGGAGGACACCTGGTGGGTGCCGGCGCACCTGGGCGGTACGGCGCCGACCGCGGCGGAGCTGCGCTGA
- a CDS encoding flavin reductase family protein yields the protein MTVTHDLRAGTQAAAPAPAGPDLLRAAFRRHAAGVAVITAPGARPVGFTASSLTSVSAEPPLISFGIGTGSSSWPAVAAASHVGVHLLGEDQSELAATFARSGADRFAPPTRWTTGPEGVPLLDGALAWLVCRVVGRVPAGDHRIVVAEVTGGDATAREGRPLLYHHGRFNALRD from the coding sequence ATGACGGTCACCCACGATCTCCGCGCCGGTACGCAGGCGGCGGCCCCGGCCCCCGCCGGGCCCGATCTGCTCCGCGCCGCCTTCCGGCGGCACGCCGCCGGTGTCGCCGTGATCACCGCCCCCGGCGCCAGGCCGGTGGGGTTCACCGCCAGCTCCCTCACCTCGGTCTCCGCCGAACCGCCGCTGATCTCGTTCGGCATAGGCACCGGTTCGTCGAGCTGGCCCGCCGTCGCCGCGGCGAGCCATGTCGGTGTCCACCTCCTCGGCGAGGACCAGAGCGAGCTTGCCGCCACCTTCGCCCGCAGCGGCGCCGACCGCTTCGCCCCGCCCACGCGCTGGACCACCGGACCCGAGGGCGTGCCCCTGCTCGACGGCGCCCTCGCCTGGCTGGTGTGCCGCGTCGTCGGCCGCGTCCCGGCCGGGGACCACCGCATCGTGGTCGCCGAGGTGACCGGCGGCGACGCCACCGCCCGCGAGGGGCGGCCGCTCCTGTACCACCACGGCCGCTTCAACGCTCTGAGGGACTGA
- a CDS encoding putative leader peptide, translated as MPYELLLHGRVHVDLARQASALCPGV; from the coding sequence GTGCCGTACGAACTCCTTCTCCACGGGCGGGTCCACGTCGATCTCGCCCGTCAAGCGAGCGCGCTCTGTCCGGGTGTCTGA
- a CDS encoding electron transfer flavoprotein subunit alpha/FixB family protein, producing MAEVLVYVDHVDGAVRKPTLELLTLARRVGEPVAVALGSGAEATAATLAEHGATRVLTADAAEFADYLVVPKVDALQAAYEAVSPAAVLVPSSAEGKEIAARLAVRIGSGIITDAIDLEAGDEGPVATQSVFAAAFTTKSRVSKGTPVITVKPNSAPVEAAPAAGAVEALAVSFSEKAAGTKVVSRTPRESTGRPELTEAAIVVSGGRGVNGAENFALIEGLADSLGAAVGASRAAVDAGWYPHTSQVGQTGKSVSPQLYIATGISGAIQHRAGMQTSKTIVAINKDPEAPIFDLVDYGVVGDLFEVVPQLTEEIKTRKG from the coding sequence ATGGCTGAAGTTCTCGTCTACGTCGACCACGTGGACGGCGCCGTCCGCAAGCCCACCCTGGAGCTGCTGACGCTGGCCCGCCGCGTCGGCGAGCCCGTAGCGGTCGCCCTCGGCTCCGGCGCCGAGGCCACCGCCGCCACCCTCGCCGAGCACGGCGCGACCCGCGTCCTCACGGCCGACGCCGCCGAGTTCGCCGACTACCTCGTCGTCCCCAAGGTCGACGCGCTCCAGGCCGCGTACGAGGCCGTCTCCCCAGCCGCCGTGCTGGTCCCGTCCTCCGCCGAGGGCAAGGAGATCGCCGCCCGCCTCGCGGTCCGCATCGGCTCCGGCATCATCACGGACGCCATCGACCTGGAGGCCGGTGACGAGGGCCCGGTCGCGACGCAGTCCGTGTTCGCCGCCGCGTTCACCACCAAGTCCCGCGTCTCCAAGGGCACCCCGGTCATCACGGTCAAGCCGAACTCGGCCCCCGTCGAGGCCGCCCCCGCCGCGGGCGCCGTCGAGGCCCTCGCCGTCTCCTTCTCCGAGAAGGCCGCCGGCACCAAGGTCGTCTCCCGCACCCCGCGCGAGTCGACCGGCCGCCCCGAGCTGACCGAGGCCGCGATCGTGGTCTCCGGCGGCCGCGGCGTCAACGGCGCCGAGAACTTCGCGCTCATCGAGGGCCTGGCCGACTCGCTCGGTGCCGCCGTCGGCGCCTCCCGCGCCGCCGTCGACGCCGGCTGGTACCCGCACACCAGCCAGGTCGGCCAGACCGGCAAGTCGGTCTCCCCGCAGCTGTACATCGCGACCGGCATCTCCGGCGCGATCCAGCACCGCGCCGGCATGCAGACCTCGAAGACCATCGTGGCCATCAACAAGGACCCCGAGGCCCCGATCTTCGACCTGGTCGACTACGGCGTCGTCGGCGACCTCTTCGAGGTCGTCCCGCAGCTGACCGAGGAGATCAAGACCCGTAAGGGCTGA
- a CDS encoding B3/B4 domain-containing protein: protein MNLTLTVHDDVRLLVPGFTYLAVEARGLVNGPSDTASGALLDDAARRLAERLDGRAPHEDPHMAAWRAAYTAFGAKPSRTRNSAEALARRALADGGLPRVNRLVDAYNAVSVAHLIPVGGEDADHIRGGMSLVRAVGDEPFATAAAGADVVEHPEPGEVVWRDDEGVTCRRWNWRQGTRTRLTDTSVNALFLLESLAPMSRAELEAAGAELAESLEKLSPGARVTVHAPA from the coding sequence ATGAACCTCACGCTCACCGTCCACGACGACGTGCGCCTCCTCGTGCCCGGCTTCACGTACCTCGCGGTCGAGGCGCGCGGCCTGGTCAACGGGCCCAGCGACACCGCGAGCGGCGCGCTCCTGGACGACGCCGCGCGCCGCCTCGCCGAGCGTCTCGACGGCCGCGCCCCGCACGAGGACCCGCACATGGCCGCCTGGCGGGCCGCCTACACGGCGTTCGGCGCCAAGCCGTCCCGTACGCGCAACTCCGCCGAGGCCCTCGCCCGGCGCGCCCTCGCCGACGGGGGCCTGCCGCGCGTCAACCGGCTGGTGGACGCGTACAACGCCGTCAGCGTCGCCCACCTGATCCCGGTCGGCGGGGAGGACGCGGACCACATCCGGGGCGGGATGAGCCTCGTACGGGCCGTGGGCGACGAGCCGTTCGCCACCGCCGCCGCAGGCGCGGACGTCGTGGAGCACCCCGAGCCGGGCGAGGTCGTCTGGCGCGACGACGAGGGCGTCACCTGCCGCCGCTGGAACTGGCGCCAGGGCACCCGCACCCGGCTCACCGACACGTCCGTGAACGCGCTGTTCCTGCTGGAGAGCCTCGCCCCGATGAGCCGCGCCGAACTGGAGGCGGCGGGCGCGGAGCTGGCCGAGTCGCTGGAGAAGCTCAGCCCCGGCGCCCGCGTCACCGTCCACGCCCCCGCCTGA
- a CDS encoding electron transfer flavoprotein subunit beta/FixA family protein: MSLRIVVCVKYVPDATGDRHFADDLTVDRDDVDGLLSELDEYAVEQALQIAEDADDAEITVLTVGPEDAKDALRKALSMGADKAVHVEDDDLHGSDVMATSLVLAKAIEKTGYDLVICGMASTDGTMGVLPAILAERLGVPQVTLLSEVSVEDGVVKGRRDGDAATEQLEASLPAVVSVTDQSGEARYPSFKGIMAAKKKPVESLDLDDLDIDADEVGLEGSWTKVDSAAERPVRTAGTIVKDEGEGGKQLAEFLASQKFI, from the coding sequence GTGAGCTTGAGGATCGTTGTCTGTGTGAAGTACGTGCCCGACGCCACCGGCGACCGGCACTTCGCCGATGACCTGACCGTCGACCGCGACGATGTCGACGGCCTGCTGTCGGAGCTGGACGAGTACGCGGTCGAGCAGGCGCTTCAGATCGCCGAGGACGCGGACGACGCTGAGATCACCGTGCTCACCGTCGGTCCCGAGGACGCCAAGGACGCCCTGCGCAAGGCGCTGTCGATGGGCGCCGACAAGGCCGTCCACGTCGAGGACGACGACCTGCACGGCAGCGACGTCATGGCCACCTCCCTGGTCCTCGCCAAGGCCATCGAGAAGACCGGCTACGACCTGGTCATCTGCGGCATGGCGTCCACCGACGGCACCATGGGCGTCCTGCCGGCGATCCTCGCCGAGCGCCTCGGCGTCCCGCAGGTCACCCTGCTCTCCGAGGTCTCCGTCGAGGACGGCGTCGTCAAGGGCCGCCGCGACGGCGACGCCGCGACCGAGCAGCTGGAGGCGTCCCTCCCGGCCGTCGTGTCCGTGACCGACCAGTCCGGCGAGGCCCGCTACCCGTCCTTCAAGGGCATCATGGCGGCCAAGAAGAAGCCGGTGGAGTCCCTGGACCTGGACGACCTGGACATCGACGCCGACGAGGTCGGCCTCGAGGGCTCCTGGACCAAGGTGGACTCCGCGGCGGAGCGCCCGGTTCGCACGGCCGGCACGATCGTCAAGGACGAGGGCGAGGGCGGCAAGCAGCTGGCCGAGTTCCTCGCGAGCCAGAAGTTCATCTAG
- a CDS encoding threonine aldolase family protein, translated as MTPAFPTRTDARRHHDPSVRGFASDNYAGAHPEVLAALALANGGHQISYGEDDYTDHLQRVIHSHFGPTAEAFPVFNGTGANVTALQALADRWGAVICAESAHINVDEGGAPERMAGLKLLTVPTPDGKLTPELIDRQAFGWDDEHRAMPQVVSLAQNTELGTVYTPDEIRAIVDHAHGLGMKVHVDGARLANAAASLNVPMRTFTNAVGVDVLTLGGTKNGMLFGEAVVVLDPEAGRHMKHLRKMSMQLASKMRFVSVQFEALLAKDLWLRSARHANAMAQRLAEGVRAVDGVEILYPVQANAVFARLPHEVSLRLQKRFRFYFWDEAAGDVRWMCSFDTTEDDVDAFLLALKEEMSR; from the coding sequence GTGACCCCGGCGTTCCCCACCCGTACCGACGCCCGTCGTCACCACGACCCGTCGGTACGGGGCTTCGCCAGCGACAACTACGCGGGAGCGCACCCCGAGGTCCTCGCCGCGCTGGCCCTCGCCAACGGAGGCCACCAGATCTCCTACGGAGAGGACGACTACACCGACCACCTCCAGCGGGTGATCCACAGCCACTTCGGCCCGACCGCCGAGGCGTTCCCGGTGTTCAACGGCACCGGCGCCAACGTCACGGCGCTCCAGGCCCTGGCGGACCGCTGGGGCGCGGTGATCTGCGCCGAGTCGGCCCACATCAACGTGGACGAGGGCGGCGCGCCCGAGCGGATGGCCGGCCTCAAGCTGCTCACCGTGCCCACACCGGACGGCAAGCTCACGCCCGAGCTGATCGACCGGCAGGCGTTCGGCTGGGACGACGAGCACCGGGCCATGCCGCAGGTCGTCTCGCTCGCCCAGAACACCGAGCTGGGCACGGTCTACACGCCGGACGAGATCCGGGCCATCGTCGACCACGCCCACGGCCTGGGCATGAAGGTCCATGTCGACGGCGCCCGGCTGGCCAACGCGGCCGCGTCGCTGAACGTGCCGATGCGCACGTTCACCAACGCCGTCGGCGTGGACGTCCTGACGCTCGGCGGCACCAAGAACGGCATGCTCTTCGGCGAGGCGGTCGTCGTCCTCGACCCCGAGGCCGGCCGCCACATGAAGCACCTGCGCAAGATGTCCATGCAGCTCGCCTCCAAGATGCGGTTCGTCTCCGTGCAGTTCGAGGCGCTGCTCGCCAAGGACCTGTGGCTGCGCAGCGCCCGGCACGCCAACGCGATGGCCCAGCGCCTCGCCGAGGGCGTCCGGGCCGTGGACGGCGTGGAGATCCTGTACCCGGTGCAGGCCAACGCCGTCTTCGCGCGCCTCCCGCACGAGGTGAGCCTGCGCCTTCAGAAGCGCTTCCGCTTCTACTTCTGGGACGAGGCGGCGGGGGACGTCCGCTGGATGTGCTCGTTCGACACGACGGAGGACGACGTGGACGCGTTCCTCCTCGCCCTCAAGGAGGAGATGTCCCGCTAG
- a CDS encoding MerR family transcriptional regulator — protein sequence MGDRLKAADLARSAGISVQQLRTYVETGLLPPVERTPAGYRVFTPVHADALAVARELAAGHGWGTARAVMAAVHTGDLENALAALDAGHARLDRERAELAAVREAMGAVLAGRVPPPAAPRQGLRIGEAARAVGVKPPVLRLWEARGLLRPGREPATGYRVYDRAELHIARVVALLREGHHPLASIEAVLRELRANGSPDRVLAALDTRAGDLHRRSLRRLAASAALHGYLRRLGHH from the coding sequence GTGGGCGACCGGCTGAAGGCGGCGGACCTCGCACGGTCCGCCGGGATCTCCGTACAGCAGCTGCGGACGTACGTCGAGACGGGGCTGCTCCCGCCCGTCGAGCGCACCCCCGCCGGGTACCGGGTCTTCACCCCCGTCCACGCCGACGCGCTCGCCGTCGCCCGTGAACTGGCCGCCGGGCACGGCTGGGGCACCGCCCGCGCCGTCATGGCGGCCGTCCACACCGGCGATCTGGAGAACGCGCTCGCCGCCCTGGACGCCGGGCACGCGCGGCTGGACCGGGAGCGCGCCGAACTCGCCGCCGTACGGGAGGCCATGGGCGCCGTCCTCGCCGGGCGGGTGCCGCCGCCCGCCGCACCCCGGCAGGGGCTGCGCATCGGCGAGGCCGCCCGCGCCGTCGGCGTGAAGCCGCCCGTCCTGCGGCTGTGGGAGGCGCGCGGCCTGCTGCGGCCGGGCCGTGAACCGGCCACCGGGTACCGGGTCTACGACCGCGCCGAGCTGCACATCGCGCGGGTCGTCGCCCTTCTGCGCGAGGGGCACCACCCGCTCGCCTCCATCGAGGCCGTCCTGCGCGAGCTGCGCGCCAACGGCAGCCCCGACCGCGTCCTCGCCGCACTGGACACCCGCGCGGGCGACCTCCACCGGCGCAGCCTCCGCCGCCTCGCCGCCTCTGCCGCCCTCCACGGCTACCTGCGCCGCCTCGGCCACCATTGA
- a CDS encoding TlpA family protein disulfide reductase yields MRDDEEERNGRALRPGDLGAELGERATLVHFSTAFCQPCRATRRTLAEVAGMVGGVTHVEIDAERNLSLVRDLGITATPTVLVLDAAGRIVRRAAGQPRTADVIAALGRALETPADRP; encoded by the coding sequence GTGCGGGACGACGAGGAAGAACGGAACGGACGGGCTCTCCGCCCCGGCGACCTGGGCGCCGAGCTGGGGGAGCGGGCCACCCTCGTGCACTTCTCCACCGCCTTCTGCCAGCCCTGCCGCGCCACCCGCCGCACCCTCGCGGAGGTGGCGGGCATGGTCGGCGGCGTCACCCACGTCGAGATCGACGCCGAGCGGAACCTGTCCCTCGTCCGGGACCTCGGCATCACCGCCACGCCCACCGTCCTCGTCCTCGACGCGGCCGGCCGGATCGTCCGCCGCGCCGCGGGACAGCCGCGCACGGCGGATGTGATCGCCGCGCTCGGCCGGGCCCTCGAAACCCCCGCTGACCGGCCGTGA